One Palaemon carinicauda isolate YSFRI2023 chromosome 5, ASM3689809v2, whole genome shotgun sequence DNA window includes the following coding sequences:
- the LOC137641543 gene encoding uncharacterized protein isoform X2: MASRARRRRRRRHRRNRRIHRRTQSSYPNTLTCSSPCPGMQPDYSIKRGLAVGGTTCIAIGVVFVIQHDGTGVMKIISPVLIIFGVLMLLSLVASRRKTEFRPTYLTDVIVHPPVSSTQQQPMIPYSDYNPPPVPLRTTSAQAIGPFLPAGAPQGHFPSSGFIPSPVHRPVSSGGSLQGHFQDVRTVLSPVSGSFSPSGVPYGPSPIQGHPSGYHPGGSPQVTRYPHASRVQPFGHGASSGGHVSHHPSPFGGQNSRNPSPARRPPSQLPSDQSQSSVGDGPPSYHSVVSERPWEEPPSYVEASSCLVPRPDPEESHLPSAPSISVVSDQDPPT, encoded by the exons ATGGCTTCCCGCGCCAGAAGACGGCGAAGGCGGAGACATAGAAGGAACAGGAGAATACATAGAAGAACGCAGTCTTCTTACCCAAACACGCTAACCTGTTCCTCACCG TGTCCCGGAATGCAACCCGATTACTCCATCAAGAGGGGGCTCGCCGTGGGAGGCACCACATGCATTGCCATCGGAGTCGTGTTTGTTATTCAACATGATGGAACTGGAGTCATGAAAATCATTTCTCCTGTGTTAATTATCTTTGGAG TATTGATGCTTCTAAGTCTGGTAGCAAGTAGAAGGAAAACGGAATTCCGTCCCACTTATCTAACTGATGTGATAGTTCACCCACCGGTTTCTAGTACTCAGCAACAGCCAATGATTCCATATTCAGATTACAACCCTCCTCCTGTTCCTTTGAGAACTACCTCCGCTCAAGCCATAGGTCCCTTCTTACCAGCTGGGGCTCCCCAGGGTCACTTTCCTTCTAGTGGATTTATTCCCTCTCCAGTACATAGACCCGTCTCTTCTGGAGGGTCTCTCCAGGGTCACTTTCAAGATGTTAGAACTGTCCTCTCTCCAGTCAGCGGCTCCTTTTCTCCTAGCGGAGTTCCCTATGGACCCTCTCCTATTCAAGGCCACCCGTCTGGATATCACCCTGGTGGTAGTCCTCAGGTGACTAGATACCCACATGCATCTAGAGTGCAGCCTTTTGGACATGGTGCATCCAGTGGTGGACATGTGTCACATCATCCCTCGCCGTTCGGTGGCCAAAATTCAAGGAATCCGTCTCCAGCTAGGAGGCCTCCATCACAGTTACCATCTGATCAAAGCCAGTCTTCTGTTGGTGATGGCCCTCCATCGTATCATTCTGTTGTGAGCGAGAGACCTTGGGAGGAACCCCCTTCATACGTGGAAGCATCATCGTGCCTCGTCCCAAGACCAGATCCTGAGGAATCCCATCTTCCTTCTGCTCCAAGTATTTCCGTCGTTAGTGATCAAGACCCTCCTACATGA